Genomic segment of Panicum virgatum strain AP13 chromosome 2K, P.virgatum_v5, whole genome shotgun sequence:
CTCCAAATTGTATGCAAACTTTCCAGCTTACAAGGTGCATACAGCAATAGCTAGCCTGCGATCAACTATGTAGCCAACAGAACATTTACAATACACATAGCAAAGATAGAAAGGTGAGAAGAAACCTAAAACCAGACCAAGCCTGCAAGACTTAACATAGTGGCATCACCATCAGGTAGCAATCTAATGAATTAAACTGTCTACTCGGCACAAGCTACAAAACAACCAAAATATCCAGTACTGCAGCTTTGTCAACAGCACGCTGCAAAATATGAGAAAAAATGAATAGTTAGCAACAGTTGAAATGCCGTACGTTTAATTAATCATGCCAAGTCACTCTAGTTAAAATTTATGATGCATTTTCAAGCTGGTACCTGTACTTTTCATAGGCAAAATTCCCCTATTCATTTCATCTTAGGAGCAATCTCGTCAATGTTTCACTTGGTCTTTCTGACCAGTAAAACTTCTGGTACTGATGCAGGATCCAGTTCCCAATAACCACAAAGGTTGTCATTTGTCAAGCGGAAGGCAGGTATCTGATGAGAGAACATAATCAAGTCGTTCTTTGCTATGCTCATAGCACTCCTGGATTCACCTTTCTTCTCTGGCTTGAATACTGCGCTAAAGCCCTCCACTTTAGTAAGACATGACACTGTTATATTGCCATTAGAAATCTCCAGGACCTCGGCCAGAATATATTCACATCTGCTGTAATCTTCAAAGGCCCATGCATGGCTCCAGTTCTTGTAAAGAGCCCATACCTGGCCAACTCGTGGAAGAATTTCATACTTTTTTCCTTTACTCGCCAGCGTCACTTCCACATTGTGAGAGAAGACATTTGTGCAATCATAGATGTCACTTTGCCTGCTGACTTTGAATGTTCCACAGCCAATGGGCAAACCCTCTTGTACCAAGCGCTTCTCCATTTGTGCACATGGGCAGTGCTCAAGCCATTTTATGTGGACTGTGCAGTCATCTGGATCGATGCTCTTTATGAAAACATAGTACTTCGGGAACTTGTCAATATCACAATACAGTGCCCATACCTGCCCTTTTTTGAATTTGTCAAATGATCTCAAACTAGTGAAGTTGCAAAACTCTGGATCAGGGTAATCAAAACTAGGAGATTCTGGTTGAGAGCTATCATTCCCTCCATCACCACAATTATCATCAATTACTGAAGCTTCTGAGCCATTATCTTGTTCACTCTTTGTATTCTGATTTAATTTATCAACTTCATCATGTACATTTGTACCAGCACCATCCTGACTCTGTTCAGTATTCCCAACTGGCATTTCCCAACTGTCAAGGTTTACAGTAGTAAACGCTTTCTCCAAATCAGAAGGTAGCGATGCAGTATCCAGTTCAAGAGCACCATTTGGGATATGTTTTCTTTCAGTTTGTGCTAATCTGTGAAAAGGGATGCTGTGTGAGAACCTGAGTGTGTCACCACTAGGTATCAGAAATGGTGCTTCATTGCTTGACCGAACAAATAAGCTGACAAAGCCTTTAATCTTTACCAAGGGAATCACATAAGTGCCTGATCCCATAACAAAGTCTGAGGTGACTTCTACAACATCATAATCATAAGGCCTATGATCATGAGAATCTGAGCTCCAGTTGATATCCCAACCCTTGAATAGTGCCCAAACTTCACCTTTCTTTGGATAAATCTCATAGCTGTTCCTCTTCCTTCCTTTTGTCCAAGAAACAACATGAGAAAACATCTTAGTATCTTCAGTTAAGATTGTTCTGCCAAGTCTAAAACTTCCACAAGCAACAGGCAGCTCCTTAGAAGACCATGCCTTCTCAGCATCATACAAAGGATCATGCTCTAGCCATGTGAACTGCAACATGAAGTTTGGAGCGTAAACCTGCTTAATTCGAGCATAGTATCTTGGCATGCCATCATCATCATAAATTGCCCATATCTGATCAACTGCGAATCGATCTGTATCCCTGTTGTTCTCAAAGTCATAAAAGTCTGAATCTGGACATGAAACAGTAGTGCTGCAGGGAATACTATTATTCACAGATCTAGCAGCAGCACCACTTCCATTTCCAGCACTAGGAGTTTCCTGTTTTATTCCTGTTCCTTGCAACACATTGTGATTTAAGCCATCGATCACTTCTCCATTTTCATTTCTAATCTTCTCTTTGCTTGGAATACTGAGTTTGTGTTGGCTGCTCACTTTAGCACCTTCATTTTCTGTTGTACGATCGCTTTTGCCAGAAGTACAGGAAGAGTTTTCTTTTCTTATCCTTTTCTTTGCAGGAGAATCAGTAAGATGATCACTGCCTTTTCTACAGCCATCAGTTTGATATTCACTGATGACAGTGTCTCCTTGCTGCCTTGTTCTACAAGGATTCTGCCCAGATGTTTTATCTGCACTTGTGGCAGTAAGAACACCTTCATTAGCAACCTGGCTACCATTTACAGCAACATGATAACTGGATCCTGTCGCTACTTCCTTTACCCTAATCTGCTCATTTATTAGAGGAACTTTATCAGAATTAGCAACTGGCGGTTTAGTTCTATCTTCACCATTTTGATCATTGAATGATGGCTGTGTAACCTTTGTGCTATTACAGACCCGACCTTCAGCTGTAAGATTACTGTTTGTAGTTGCATTCCTGTTTGGACTGGCTGCACACTGGGAATTCACTGAATTCTTTGATCCTGAATTGAAAGGAAATTTCTGAGATTGCTGTTGCTGGATAATGACAGGAGTTTGCTTATCCGAGACTTTCAGAGATTGCTGACTCTGGTCACTGACGGGAGGTTGATGGCCATTGACAGGATTTTGCAGACCAGTGGCTCTCTGATAGTAGAGTTTTTGGTCAGTGACATTCGGTTGAGTCAGATGGAAAAATTCCTTTTTCATCCCAAACCCACCTGATGGATGAGAATCTGCATTCTTTGGCCCGGAACTGAAAGGGAATTTCTGTGATCGATGTTGCTGGTGAACGCCAGGAGTTTGCTTATCAGGGACGCTCTGAGGTTTCTGCTGCTGGTTACAGACAGGAGTTTGATGACCAGAGAAAGGATTTTGCTGATAAGGGACACTGTGATAGTTGTGCTGATGCTTGTTGACATGGGTTTGTTGACTGGGAGGGAACATTTGCTGTTGCATCCCAAATCCACCCCGTGGATTTGATGCTTCAACTCGGACAGGAGGTTTCTTAGACAAATCATAAGCAATGAAACACATTGAACAGATCTGGCAGCGGAGAGCTTTCATCATAAAACTACACGGATAGTGGTATTTTGTCCCACAAGCCATGCAAATGGTCCAGAAAGTTGAATATCCAGCATCAGTGTTCTCCTTATTGGCCCTCTTAGCAACATAATTGGTTTTCTTTGATGGTGGTCCACGTTTCTTGGGTAAAGGAGCAGATGTTGCAGTAACTTGGTTCCTTTTCGAATCATGAGACAAACGTTTTACTTGGTCTGTCAGTATCATGTGGGCTTCTCCAATTAGCTTAAAAGCAGCTTCTGCACCCGCAAACTTATTCTTATCTGGATGGAGTAAGAGAGCAAGTTTGCGATATTGTTTCTTGAGTAACATGTCATCTGCAGTTGTTTCTACTTGAAGAATACCATACCAGTCCATCTCCCCATTGATCTTAGAAGCGGCACAACAGTGAACTTCACAAACAGTTATCAGCTGAGAAATATTTTCAAGGCTAGGAAAAAGCTTTTGAGCCTTAAGGGCAATCCTCTTGGCACCAGCATAGTCTGCTTCTTGCAGCTTTATCACAGCTAGATCCTTAGCTCGCGATGCTTCTTCCTTGTTGCATTCCATTGTGATGAGCTGAGGACAAGAGTTTGGTTATCAATCTTGTGGAGTATTCTGACAAATTATAGGGCTTGTCTTCATCAAGATCCTGCATGAAAAATAACACATCTTTTAGGTCTTAGAATTGCAACATTCGTatctgttggagtatattgagctcaTGTGTATAgtggcccatctagaggcccatgtataggatctatatatacccacccaactagggttggaggaatccATTAATTATCCCGTCATTATGGTATCAGTAGATTAGGTTTAGGTTTCCAGCCGCCTCTGTtccgcctcctctgttctccagccggcgcctcctctgctgcccgccgccgctggctcatggccggccggccgccggcgccgccggccccctctctttccctctcctctttccctcccctcccttcctcctcctctgctcagGCAGCAGGCGCCGTGGACGCGGGGCCCCTGCTTCCCCAGggtgctgcagccgccgccgccgcctgggcccggCCCTCTGCTCCGGCCGCAGGCGCTCCATCCGCCGCAGCCTGGACTCCAGCCGCAGGGCCCCGCAACTCCCCTGCTCGCGCGCCGCCGGTCGCGTGGCcaagagccaccgccgccgccctggcagcgctcgccccgcccgatccggccgctgctgccgccgccaccgcagctgGCGCCGGCCCGGAGGTGGTGGGGACTGTGGGAACTGCGGAGCCGCGGATCCAGGCGCCGCCAGGGCCGCCTAGACCACAGGCAACGCCGCCTGGGCCGCCAGagcagccgctgccgccccAGCAAGGGCCGCAcgcgcccctgctgctgcctgAGGCACCAggggctgctgccgccgccgctgccactgtGCAGGCCGCCCACcgcgctgccgtcgccgccgggaagctgccCGCCATCGACGCCGCGCCAGATCCCGCGTGGCCTGGCCTAGGGATGTCGCCCACGGACGCGccgatctccgccgccgccctccgcgggcatcaggccgacgccgctctcgccgcggccctcctcgccgccaagtccgaggcttcggcggcccaggagcgggtccgcgtggctgccctcgcctgggagcgcgagcgtgccacggccgacgccctcgccctccgggtcgccgaggcggagcgcttccttcgcgtctcctccggccagcccgtcgaccccgagcacggcacctcccaccaggccccgcccgctggatctggaaCTCGATACGACCCGactgaccccatggtcgcccaactccacctccaggcggccggcgtccagaacatcagggctctggtctccgtcctcctcgaccccgcgtcctcctcctacggccgctggcgggaccaggtcctcctcaccctccgccgctacgccctcgacgaccacgtcctcgtcgactcgccgaTCAAGGCAAGTGGCGTGACGTGgatgcgcctcgacagcgtcgccctgtcctggatcttcgggaccatctccctggatcttcaggacctcgtcaggacgcacggcggcaccgcgcggcaggcctgggtggcgctcgagggtcAGTTACTCgacaacgccgagtaccgcgccctccagctcgacgccaccttccgcaccttcgtgcagggggacctctccgtcggtgagtactgccggcggatgaagagcatggccggtgctcttcacgacctcggggatccagtgtccgatcgggtcttggtgctcaatgtcttacggggactgagcagcacctacgaccacctgaagggctggatcgcccgccagaggcccttccccaccttcctgcaggtccgggacgacctcgccctcgaggagatcaccaggggtctcgcgccggGATCCTCCTCGCCCACCACCGCCGCACTCGTTGCtactccaccggcctcctccactgctcctgccacctccctcctagGTGTTGCTtccgccgggcagaccggaggagggggggccgtggacgtcgccgacgacggggtggtggtggtggcaccgGTGGCCCTGCCTCTGGGAACACCGGTAcaggtgggggccgtcggggcgcgccgacaccggctcctgctcccgctcctgcccctgccactggaggtacgccctggccatccttcagcaacccatggtcagggcgcatctcgatgtggccgttccagggtccgggagggggtcctcgtcctcagctccagccggcggccatgttcactggtgctgctccactcttcgcgccgTACTAGACCctgcccgctcagcccagccagccgcCGACCTGGCCTGGCGGGTGGGATCAGGCcactctggcgcagtccttcagcaccatgggactgacgctgccgaccagcaccgagtggatcgttgactcgggtgcctcgttccacaccactcccgatgctggtatcctctcttctgtccgacccccacacccttcctgtccttcttctatcatggttggtgatgggtcttgccttcctgtcaccgccgtgggttctgctcctcgtcttcctaatgttcttgttgcttctcagatggttcacaaccttctttccattcgccaatttactgctgacaactcctgttctattgaatttgactcttctggtcttactgtgaaggattcggcttcccggcgtccgctcctccgatgtgacagcacggggcccctttacactcttcggcttcctgcttccgctgctccgctttcggcttcttcttcgtctactgcttttgccgtgacgccttcttccactaTCTGGCACCACCGGCTTggacaccccggccgcgacatTTTGGCTCAGCTTAGTCGTAGTACAGATGTTccttgtactagggctcctgctgagcacctctgtcatgcgtgccagctaggtcgtcatgttagacttccgttttcttcttcttcgcatgttGCGCGTGCttttgatctcatccactgtgacctgtggacatctcctgtactcagcatgtctggatATAAATATTACctagtcattgttgatgatttttctcattactcttggactttccctttacgcgccaagtctgagactttCTCtaccctccacttctttgcctgagtgtccactcagttcggcctcaccgttaaggccgtccagtgtgacaacgggcgggagtttgaTAACTCTacctcccggtctttcttcctgtctcggggtgttcagctgcgcatgtcttgtccgtatacctctcctcagaacggcaaggctgagcggatgattcgcacgacgaacgacgtcgtgcgcacccttctgatccaggcttctctccccccgcgcttctgggctgagagcctccacaccgccacctacctgctcaaccgtcttccgtccactgcttctcctgctcccactccacaccacgctcttttcggtacccctcctcgctacgaccaccttcgggtcttcgggtgtgcgtgttaccctaacacgtccgccaccgcttctcacaagctggcgccccgctcgactcgttgtgtgttccttgggtactcccccgaccacaaggggtaccgatgctttgacctcacctctcgccgtgttctgatctcccgacacgttgtcttcgacgagtcggatttcccctactccacctcttccacaccttctcctgatccCGAGCTGGCGTCCCTGTTTCCGACTAACCCGGTGGTCCAGCCACCGTTaccctgtctgtccttttcctgcaggttttcccggcgcaccggcaccacttccggtgatccctgctgtgccgagcgcggccccggtaccCGCGGtcgtgccacgcgcggccccggtgtctcccgctgcgccacgcgcggccccggtgccttcccctgcccctgcgcggtacgctcagccggtgcaggtgtaccggcgtcgctcggcgacgacctcggcgccgcggcgttacgctgagccggtgcaggtgtaccagcgcCGTTCCGCGTCGAcatcggcgccgcctcctgctccgaaggctcctgcgacgccgccaccggagccgtcgccgccaccgcctcctccggctccctctcgagcagagccggaggtgtaccacccgccaatcgtccatcgggatcctcgacatatacatcccatggtgactcggcggatggcgtcccaggccgcgactctctccgctaccaagggagagccgcgggtctctccggtaccctcctctgtccgcgatgccttggcggatcctcactggcgccgcgcgatggaagaggagtacgcggctcttcttgccaaccagacgtgggacctcgtgccgcgtccgtctggttgcaatggggtgactggcaagtggatctggacgcataagcgtcgggctgacggcacactggagcactacaaggctcgctgggttctccgggggttcactcagcggcctggtgtggactatgatgagactttcagcccggtcgtgaagcccgctacgatgcgcacggtcctctcgcttgcgctctcgcgcacttggcctgtgcaccagctggacgtaaagaatgcatttcttcacggcaccttgtcagagactgtttactgctcttagcctgcgggatttgtggactcgagtcgtccggatatggtctgcggctcaacaagtctctctatggactaaagcaggctccacgggcttggtactctcggttcgccacgttcttgctgacactggggttcaccgaggccaagtctgacacttctctcttcatctactgccgtggggatgagacggcatatctgctgctatatgtcgatggcattgtgctcacagcttccagtcagcagttgcttcagagtgtcatctcctctctgcaataggagttcgctatgaaggatcttggtcagctccaccacttcttgggcgtcactgttgagccccGCCCGTCTGATCTTCTtctgcaccagcggcagtacgccctcgatattctggagcgggctgggatgactgattgcaaaccctgctccactccagtcgacactcagacgaagctgtctgctgatctgggtgatccggtggctgaccctacagcctaccggagtctggccggcgctttgcagtacctcaccttcaccaggccggacctcacctacgctgttcagcaggtctgtctctacatgcatgatccccgggagtcacaccttactgcgctgaagcgtctcctccgatacgtccgtggcactgtggacctcggcctggtacttcaccgctcgtcctctgctgagc
This window contains:
- the LOC120669145 gene encoding uncharacterized protein LOC120669145; the protein is MECNKEEASRAKDLAVIKLQEADYAGAKRIALKAQKLFPSLENISQLITVCEVHCCAASKINGEMDWYGILQVETTADDMLLKKQYRKLALLLHPDKNKFAGAEAAFKLIGEAHMILTDQVKRLSHDSKRNQVTATSAPLPKKRGPPSKKTNYVAKRANKENTDAGYSTFWTICMACGTKYHYPCSFMMKALRCQICSMCFIAYDLSKKPPVRVEASNPRGGFGMQQQMFPPSQQTHVNKHQHNYHSVPYQQNPFSGHQTPVCNQQQKPQSVPDKQTPGVHQQHRSQKFPFSSGPKNADSHPSGGFGMKKEFFHLTQPNVTDQKLYYQRATGLQNPVNGHQPPVSDQSQQSLKVSDKQTPVIIQQQQSQKFPFNSGSKNSVNSQCAASPNRNATTNSNLTAEGRVCNSTKVTQPSFNDQNGEDRTKPPVANSDKVPLINEQIRVKEVATGSSYHVAVNGSQVANEGVLTATSADKTSGQNPCRTRQQGDTVISEYQTDGCRKGSDHLTDSPAKKRIRKENSSCTSGKSDRTTENEGAKVSSQHKLSIPSKEKIRNENGEVIDGLNHNVLQGTGIKQETPSAGNGSGAAARSVNNSIPCSTTVSCPDSDFYDFENNRDTDRFAVDQIWAIYDDDGMPRYYARIKQVYAPNFMLQFTWLEHDPLYDAEKAWSSKELPVACGSFRLGRTILTEDTKMFSHVVSWTKGRKRNSYEIYPKKGEVWALFKGWDINWSSDSHDHRPYDYDVVEVTSDFVMGSGTYVIPLVKIKGFVSLFVRSSNEAPFLIPSGDTLRFSHSIPFHRLAQTERKHIPNGALELDTASLPSDLEKAFTTVNLDSWEMPVGNTEQSQDGAGTNVHDEVDKLNQNTKSEQDNGSEASVIDDNCGDGGNDSSQPESPSFDYPDPEFCNFTSLRSFDKFKKGQVWALYCDIDKFPKYYVFIKSIDPDDCTVHIKWLEHCPCAQMEKRLVQEGLPIGCGTFKVSRQSDIYDCTNVFSHNVEVTLASKGKKYEILPRVGQVWALYKNWSHAWAFEDYSRCEYILAEVLEISNGNITVSCLTKVEGFSAVFKPEKKGESRSAMSIAKNDLIMFSHQIPAFRLTNDNLCGYWELDPASVPEVLLVRKTK